TTTCCGGAGAAGGCTCCTGCCGAGTTGATGACCCATTAGCCGAGTAAGCTTGTGCCCACGTAACAGTGGTAGATAACCCCATCAATACGATGAGCATCCCCATAAATTGATAACCCTTATGCATAAGTAGATATAAGTAAATGAGACCAAGAGGAAGAGCCTATACAATACCCTTTGGTTGCATGCTAACCGCAGAGTATTATCTACTTTATTTCTCGACCTAGCTTTATAGCTACTCGGCGTAATAGGCCGCCTTCTTATTTATAGATTGCGTTAACTGTCCTAACTATAATTGCGGCACAACAATCAATCGTGTGCCGTCACTCCTTTTCGGGGTTCCAGTTGCGGAGCACCTTGTCGCGGGTATACTCCTTAGCCTCTTGGTCGGTGAGCTGGTGCGACCAGGGCACACGCTGCTTGGGCTGGAAGCCCTTGCCTTTGTTTTGGTACTCGGCGTAGTAAGCGGTTTTCTTGTTGTTTTCGTTGCCCCAGTGGTCCCAGCCTTCTGGCTTGATGTGCGGGCCTAGCTCGCAGTTGAGGTACACCGTTTTGGCGTAGGGTCGCCACGGCCGTCCTAGGTAGAAGCTGCCCGTTGGCGCGTCGCCCGTGATTTTGCAGTTCTTAAACACGTAGCCGTAGCGCGTGCTGTCGGGCGTAGAAGCGGCCGTCACGTAGCCGTTCTGCTTACAGAAAATGGTGCAGTCCTCAAACCACGCCGTGCTGGAACCGAAGATAAAGTCCACGGTGCCTTCGATGTAGCAGTCTTTGTAGTACTGCCGACTGCCGTAACCATAGGTGTACAACGTATCCTGAAAACCCAGAAAGCGACAGTTCTTGAACCTAGCTTTGTCGCCGGCCACCCATACGGCCACGGCCTGCCCGACCGGCCCCGATGAATTTTGGAAGGTGACATTTTCAGCCGAAAAATCGCCGCCGTAGATGTAAATGCTCGACGAACCCGACGTGCCTTTATCTTCACCGAAGATGTTCTTTTTCTGGTTGTAGTCGTCGTACGTCAGGATGGTGTTACGCAGGTCTTCACCGATGATCTTCACCAAGTTCTTCGAGCCAGCCAACACCAATTTTTCCTTGTACACACCTTTTTTGATGAAAATGGTCGTGACTTTTTTTCGGAAGTCGGGCACAGCGTTGAACGCTTCTTGCACGGTTTTGTAGTTTCCGCTACCATCTTGGGCAACCACAAAATCATAGGCGAAGGCCCGACCAATCAGTAGCCAGCTGAGGCAAACAAGGGCGAATAATTTTTTCATGGGGTAGTAGGCTGCGCGTCTTTGCCCTTAGTGGGCGGTACGGCATTTTTGGGCAGTGGCTTGGCAATGCGTTCGGCCAGCGGTAAGTGTTGGGTTTTGATTTCGTTCACGGCCATCTGCGCTATTTTGCGGGCACCTAGCTCGCTGAAGTGCGTGTTGTCTTCGCGGCCGTAGGGGTAGTTAGGGTGGTCGCCAGGGGCGAGTTGCAGGTACAGCAGCTTCGAATTTTCGGCGCCAAATTGCTGCACCAACTCGCGGCTCATCTTATCGAGGTCAATGAGCGGCACTTTGTATTGCTGGGCAACTTCGCTTGTCACCCGCGAATAGGCCACGTGCGTTTCCTGCTGAC
This Hymenobacter sp. GOD-10R DNA region includes the following protein-coding sequences:
- a CDS encoding pectinesterase family protein, which encodes MKKLFALVCLSWLLIGRAFAYDFVVAQDGSGNYKTVQEAFNAVPDFRKKVTTIFIKKGVYKEKLVLAGSKNLVKIIGEDLRNTILTYDDYNQKKNIFGEDKGTSGSSSIYIYGGDFSAENVTFQNSSGPVGQAVAVWVAGDKARFKNCRFLGFQDTLYTYGYGSRQYYKDCYIEGTVDFIFGSSTAWFEDCTIFCKQNGYVTAASTPDSTRYGYVFKNCKITGDAPTGSFYLGRPWRPYAKTVYLNCELGPHIKPEGWDHWGNENNKKTAYYAEYQNKGKGFQPKQRVPWSHQLTDQEAKEYTRDKVLRNWNPEKE